The nucleotide sequence CGACCACCGCCGACCTACTTGTCGACCTACTTGTCGATGTCCCCCACCACGAAGAACAGCGACCCCAGGATCGCCACCATGTCGGCCACCAGGGTCCCCGGCAGCAGTTCGGTGAGGGCCTGGATGTTGTTGTACGAGGCGGAGCGGAGCTTCAGGCGGTACGGGGTCTTCTCGCCCCTGCTGACGAGGTAGTAGCCGTTGATGCCGAGGGGGTTCTCGGTCCAGGCGTAGGTGTGGCCCTCGGGGGCCTTGAGGACCTTGGGGAGGCGCTGGTTGATCGGGCCGGGTGGGAGGTCGGCGAGGCGGTCGAGGCAGGCGTCGGCGAGGGCGAGCGCGTTGTGGGTCTGCTCCAGGAGGCATTCGAAGCGGGCGAGGCAGTCGCCCTCGTCTCGGGTGACGACCTTCAGTACGTCCTGGAGGTCGCCGTACGCGAGGTACGGCTCGTCGCGCCGCAGGTCGAAGTCGACGCCCGAGGCGCGGGCGATCGGGCCGCTGACGCCGTACGCGTGCACGGCCTCCGGGGAGAGGACGCCCACGTCACGGGTACGGCCCCGGAAGATCTCGTTGCCGAGGACCAGGTCGTCGAAGACGCCCATGCGGGAGCGGACGTCCGCGACGGCCGTCCGCGCGCGTGAGGTCCAGCCCGCCGGGAGG is from Streptomyces sp. NBC_01314 and encodes:
- a CDS encoding NADH-quinone oxidoreductase subunit D — protein: MTPPTETRETTVGIGGAAESTDMVLNIGPQHPSTHGVLRLRLVLDGERIRHAEPVIGYMHRGAEKLFEARDYRQIIMLANRHDWLSAFSNELGVVLGVERMLGMEVPERAVWMRTLLAELNRVLNHLMFLGSYPLELGGITPVFYAFREREELQNVMEEISGGRMHYMFNRVGGLKEDLPAGWTSRARTAVADVRSRMGVFDDLVLGNEIFRGRTRDVGVLSPEAVHAYGVSGPIARASGVDFDLRRDEPYLAYGDLQDVLKVVTRDEGDCLARFECLLEQTHNALALADACLDRLADLPPGPINQRLPKVLKAPEGHTYAWTENPLGINGYYLVSRGEKTPYRLKLRSASYNNIQALTELLPGTLVADMVAILGSLFFVVGDIDK